The DNA sequence GAAGAGGGACGACCGGTACCCAAGATCATCGACTTCGGAATCGCGAAGGCGATCGAGCAACGTCTCACGGAACGATCGTTGTTTACGGATCTCGGCGTCCTGGTCGGTACACCGGAATACATGAGTCCGGAGCAGGCGGATCTCTCGCCTCTAGATGTTGACACTCGCACCGATGTCTACTCTCTCGGCATCCTCCTCTACGAGTTGCTGACAGGCGCGCTGCCCTTTGAGCCCGCAGAGCTGCGCCGCGCGGGGTTCGACGAGATCCGTCGACGCATCCGCGAAGAGCAACCGTCGAAGCCCAGCACACGGATAAGCTCCATGGGGGCCCGCGCGAGTGGAGCCGCGGACGTTCGACAATCCAATCCGGCGACGCTCCGGCGACGACTCTCCGGCGACCTGGATGTCATCACGATGAAGGCGTTGGAGAAAGATCCTGCGCGTCGTTACGAGTCACCCGCCGAGCTGTCCGCAGATATTCATCGGCATCTTAGCGGCGATCCGCTGCTGGCCCAGCCGCCAAGCAAGCTCTACAGCCTGCGTCGGTTCATCGCCCGCAACAAGACGGCGACCGCCGTGGTTTCGTTGTTTCTCTTGACGCTGCTCGGTTTCAGTATCTGGATGAGCATCCTCTACAGCACCTCGCAACGACACCTGAATCGCGCGCTCGGTGCCGAGACCGAAGCGGCGTCGGTGTCGGAGTTTCTGATCGGCGTATTCGAGGTCTCTGCTCCAAGTGAGTCCCTCGGCAACAGCACCACGGCCAGGCAGTTGCTGGATCAAGCAAGAGATCGAATCAAGACCGAACTGAAGGATCAACCAGACCAGCGCGCGACGATCCTCCACACGCTCGGACGGGTCTACGGCAGCCTCGGACTCTACGATGATGCGCTCGGCTTGAACCGGGAGGTCCTGGAAATCCATCGAGTCGGCGACTCCACCGACGATGTCAACGTCGGCACGGCACTCCTCGCCGTCGCACAGTCGCACTACAATCTCGCGAACTTCGACGAGAGTGAAGCGCTCCTTTCGCAGGCGCTCTCGTTGTTGGAATCCAGAGCGGATGCGAGAGACGAGACCGCAACCGCCTACGAGATCATGTGTTCGATTCGCTGGCATCAGGGTCGCTACGACGAGGCGCTTGATCATGCGCAGACGATGTTCGACATGCGTCAGGCGCTATTCGGCCCACTTTCGAAGGAGACGGCGCACTCCTGGTACGTCCTTGGCAACGTCCATCTTGCGAGGAGCGAGTTGCCCGAGGCCGAACATGCGATGTCGCAGGTGATGGAGATTCAGAAGGAGCTCGTCGGCGAGGATCATCCGGACTGGATAAAGGCCCTGAACACTATGGCCGAGTTGCACCGCCGCCAGGGGCGCTACGAAGATGCCGAGAGGCTGTTCCTGGAAATCCAGGCGGTCGAGCGGAAACTCTACGAACCGGACCACCCACAACGGGCGTACGCTCACAACAATCTTGGGCTCGTCTATCGAAGAATGGGTCGTTCGGAGGAGGCCGTCGCCCAGTACCTCGAAGCGATCCGTATTCGAGAAGCGTCGCTTCCGGAGAATCATCCTCTGCTGGCCTGGACCTGGGACAACCTCGGTCTGACCTACCTGGGACTCAAACGATTCGACGATGCGGCCGACGCCTACGAGACGGCGCGATTGATCGCGCTGGAGTCTGTGGGGCCGGAGAGTCCGGACTATGCGGTGATTCTCAACAACACGGCGTTGCTCAAGCGGGACGAGGGGAAGACCGAGGAGGCCGTCGTCCTACTTCGGCAGGTGATTGCGATCAATGAGCGGACCCTGGCCCCGGACCATACACGCCTCGCGGATCCTCTGTACACGCTGGGGAAAATCCTGGGTCAGCAGGGCCAACGAGAGGAAGGAGTCCGCATGCTCCAGCGATCGCTTGATATCACCGTCGCTGCGTTCGGACCGGAACACCCCGACGCCATCGATACGGCAGAGCAACTCGAAAAACTCCGCTAGACCTCGGTTTGCTCGGCCACCGCTACGACATGGTTGGCATTCACGAGAATCGCACAGTCATCCTGAAAGATCGGAAAGAACGCCTCTTTTGCATAGTTCAGGTGATCAAGTACACGTGCGCGAGCCGGTCGCGACAACGCGAAGAAACTGGCTTCCAATCGCGGACCGATCGTCATGTCGATCAGGATTCGAAACTCGGAAACGGAGAGCGCTTGCGGTCGCCCGACGTCATCCTCCTTCAATCGCACGGTGACGATCTGGGCCTTGCTCAGCATGACGTGCCTGTCGTCAGCCGCCAGTGGGAGATATTTCTCGCGTGGATCGCGGAGTCGATCCAGGACTGTTCCGGGCTGGCCATTGAGATGTTCTTCGGCGGCATAGAACTCGCCGTCGATGACACGTTTGTCCGTGAGAAGAATCCGTACGCCGATCTTTCGTTTAACGACCCGATAATTCTGGCCGTCTTGCACAGGGGATGTCACAATTCACGTCCTTTGTTGTCGATGCTCGTCGCGAAGACAGACTGCGCCACTTCCACGCGATTCCGTCCATTTCGCTTCGCCGCGTAAAGAGCCTCGTCCGCTGCCTCGAAGAGCTCGCTCGCCGACACGTGGGCTGTGGGATCGCTGGAAGCGACTCCGATGCTGACGGTGACAGAGACGATCTCGTTGCGTAGTTCCAACGTGTGCTCTTCAATCTGTGTGCGATAGCGTTCCGCCGCCACGACGACTGTGTCAACGCCGCATCCCGGCAAGACGACGAGAAACTCTTCGCCACCATAGCGACCGAGTATATCGTACGTGCGCGTCGCACCCCGAAGCAGTTCAGCGACGTCGCAAAGGACTTTGTCTCCGCTGAGGTGGCCGTATGAGTCGTTGACCTTCTTGAAGTGATCGATGTCAAGGACGAGAGCGCTCACCGCGATGCCCTGCCGTTTCGCAAACGATAACTCTCGCTCCAACGACTTGACGATCTCCCCTCGATTCAACAAACCGGTTAACGGGTCCCGTATGCTCTGAGCTCGAAGTGCCTCTCGGGTCGCGCGAAGCTCGTCAAGTCGTGCGAGCATGTCGGTCGCTCGCCCGACACGGGCACGAAGTTCCCGCGGATCGACCGGTTTGACCAGGTAGTCGTCTGCCCCTGAAGCCATGGCAGTCTCGAGGTCGCTTATGCCGCCCTTCGCGGTCAGCATGATGACGTAGACGTACGCGCGATCCGGATCGGATCGCAGTAGGCGGCAGAGTGCGGGTCCGTCGAGACCAGGCATCACCCAATCGAGGATGACGAGTTGGGGTGGGTCTTCCGCGTCGAGGATCGCGCGGGCCGAGTCGCCGTCGGCGGCCTCGATGACCTGGTGCCCGGCCTCCATCAGGATTTCGCTCACGACGGTTCGGCTGAGCGTAACGTCGTCAGCGACCAGGATCCGCACGCCGCACCTTGTCGCGTTTCGGTGACTCGTGTGGCGTCGTCGGATCCAGTGACGAGCCGATACGAGTGAGGACCTCGCCGGAGTAGGCGTGGAACGCGTCCTGCTGTCTGACAAATGCCTCGAGCGCATCCGTCCGGGTGCCCGTCAGATCAACCAGGCAACGTTGCAGGGCGTCGCCGAGTTTCTCATCGGCGTCGGAAAAGTGCCGTCTGGCGGATGTGATCTCGCCGATGCCAGGACCGCTCGGAGCTTTGCCCATCGAACCTCCTCACTAAGAGCGATATCGAAGAGGCCTGGGCTAGTTTCTTACGGTTGCTGGACGCTGGATCCTAGTCCGGGACCCTTACATGTCAAACGTAAACTTCAAAACTTACAAACACAAGCCAATAATGCCCTTAAATTGCTAATAACTCAAGTGTATTTACCCGTATGAGACGGAATTAGAGGACAAAATAGGTTGAGACTCGGCGCGTTTTCTTGGATCATTCTCGGTGCTGGACGCTGGATTCTGGCCTACCGGGATCTGGCGGCCCTGGGCCGAAGCCACGCTTCGGTCCGGGGTTTTGTCCGGCGTCTTTGATGGCGACAACCGCGACACCGAAGTCGCGGCCGTCACAAGACCCGTGGGTAGGGCGGCTTTGTCCGAATACTAGGGAATTCCCCGACACGGCCGATCGACGTTTTCACGTACAACAAGGGTTATCGCGACAGGACCGTCCCGGTTCCTCGTCAGAGGTGCGCTAACCGATGAAACGTCGACCATCATTATTAACGCGAACCATCCAGGCTATCGTGACGCTCCTCGTGGTCGGCACGGCCTCGGCCCAGCCGGCGAAGATCTCTCAGCAAGGGTCCGACCACGTCGTCCTCTTCGATGGGAAGGAGCTGCATCGAACGGGAGAACCCGTCGTGTCGCTTTCGTCCGGCGGAGATCCCTCCAGGACGGGTCGCTTCGTGATCTGGGTGGAGCACGCTCAACGATGGGGGACGTACAGCCGGGACGGCGGTGTCACCTGGTCCCGCGCCCGCCCGATCCAGGTCGGCCTGCAACTCCGCGACGCGACCGTTGCCCCGGGCCTGACATCGGCCCCGACGGAGCTGCTTCACCTCGTCCAGTTCCGCACCGTCAGTCTGCCCGAGTGGCGCGCTGCTCTCGAAGCGTCCGGCGTCGAGGTTCTAAACTACTTCCCGCACAACGCGCACATCGTCCGGGCCGACCCTTCGCGCCTGGAACGGATTCGAGAGCTGGAGTTTGTCGAGAGCGTTCAGCCGTACCATCCCTCCTACCGCATCGATCCAGAATTGCGTCACGATTTGACGGAGAGTGCCGGGTTCGGCGAGACGCGCATTCGCGTGCTCGTCTTCGAGTGGGGGCCCGCCGCGAAGCAACGGGTTCTCGCAGCGGCA is a window from the Acidobacteriota bacterium genome containing:
- a CDS encoding serine/threonine-protein kinase; the encoded protein is MTKTRYCPNCQTALDPSRPDDGNCPACLMELALQNQGDETPVVETNSSSDSIAIGAWVGPYRIVRKLGEGGMGLVYLAEQEAPLQRSVALKVIKRGMETEQVVARFAVERQALAVMDHAAIANVHDAGETADGRPYFIMEYIDGIPINEYCDQNRLSTVERLELLTQVCDGVQHAHRKGIIHRDIKPTNVLVAEEEGRPVPKIIDFGIAKAIEQRLTERSLFTDLGVLVGTPEYMSPEQADLSPLDVDTRTDVYSLGILLYELLTGALPFEPAELRRAGFDEIRRRIREEQPSKPSTRISSMGARASGAADVRQSNPATLRRRLSGDLDVITMKALEKDPARRYESPAELSADIHRHLSGDPLLAQPPSKLYSLRRFIARNKTATAVVSLFLLTLLGFSIWMSILYSTSQRHLNRALGAETEAASVSEFLIGVFEVSAPSESLGNSTTARQLLDQARDRIKTELKDQPDQRATILHTLGRVYGSLGLYDDALGLNREVLEIHRVGDSTDDVNVGTALLAVAQSHYNLANFDESEALLSQALSLLESRADARDETATAYEIMCSIRWHQGRYDEALDHAQTMFDMRQALFGPLSKETAHSWYVLGNVHLARSELPEAEHAMSQVMEIQKELVGEDHPDWIKALNTMAELHRRQGRYEDAERLFLEIQAVERKLYEPDHPQRAYAHNNLGLVYRRMGRSEEAVAQYLEAIRIREASLPENHPLLAWTWDNLGLTYLGLKRFDDAADAYETARLIALESVGPESPDYAVILNNTALLKRDEGKTEEAVVLLRQVIAINERTLAPDHTRLADPLYTLGKILGQQGQREEGVRMLQRSLDITVAAFGPEHPDAIDTAEQLEKLR
- a CDS encoding diguanylate cyclase, with product MSEILMEAGHQVIEAADGDSARAILDAEDPPQLVILDWVMPGLDGPALCRLLRSDPDRAYVYVIMLTAKGGISDLETAMASGADDYLVKPVDPRELRARVGRATDMLARLDELRATREALRAQSIRDPLTGLLNRGEIVKSLERELSFAKRQGIAVSALVLDIDHFKKVNDSYGHLSGDKVLCDVAELLRGATRTYDILGRYGGEEFLVVLPGCGVDTVVVAAERYRTQIEEHTLELRNEIVSVTVSIGVASSDPTAHVSASELFEAADEALYAAKRNGRNRVEVAQSVFATSIDNKGREL